One genomic window of Aethina tumida isolate Nest 87 chromosome 3, icAetTumi1.1, whole genome shotgun sequence includes the following:
- the LOC126265090 gene encoding uncharacterized protein LOC126265090, whose amino-acid sequence MSPASSGNLEIERYIGACLISQNRSKANGGGANKSREFYSSRDQFVPDLFAGGYVNHLDGRYRIQRCNSVDVWAGGMPLISFANNQRRVRADGQPHNRQEDQPSPLARLAVHTQGAPLILTKSYNHRKNKINRNNANQKAPDNKKVPGNGNKCQEANNNNNVTGVDAISVASDESSGSANSENCLPRIIKPRKRRKKDRKPPLLGRPLSQDGFSTDSASPDIDTPGVVTLHRSFIPFNFDPYSFRSVPETPLSHLINTSSLIDRYQNEISETPNLHHSFEDIEDFDDGKDINGNQPTTTCQCRYCDPSGQIWDVDRSCYSPFLTPPKTEGGAFQFPGYNNYTNPLKETENHCLVHSMSSVSLEEEQHRTSSDKKAPRDLEVSTEIVTSLNGHRDLEIKFFSTPSADSAREKCRFCGKDCEFQCAVNNVCKFISEE is encoded by the coding sequence ATGAGCCCCGCATCGTCGGGCAACTTGGAAATCGAACGCTACATAGGTGCCTGTCTCATCTCGCAGAATCGCTCCAAAGCAAACGGTGGCGGTGCTAACAAGTCACGCGAGTTCTACTCCTCGAGGGATCAATTCGTTCCGGATCTGTTCGCCGGCGGATATGTGAACCATTTGGACGGACGCTACCGCATCCAGCGATGCAATTCGGTGGATGTGTGGGCCGGAGGGATGCCTCTGATTTCGTTCGCGAACAACCAGCGGAGGGTCCGCGCTGACGGTCAACCCCACAATCGACAGGAGGACCAGCCCAGTCCCTTGGCTCGGCTGGCCGTCCACACGCAAGGGGCCCCCTTGATCCTGACGAAGAGTTACAATCACAGGAAGAACAAGATCAACAGAAACAATGCCAACCAAAAGGCTCCAGATAACAAGAAGGTTCCTGGCAACGGCAACAAGTGTCAGGAGgccaacaacaataacaatgtGACAGGTGTGGACGCTATAAGTGTGGCGAGTGATGAAAGTTCAGGATCGGCGAACTCTGAGAACTGCCTGCCGCGCATTATAAAACCGCGTAAACGTCGAAAAAAAGACAGAAAGCCGCCCCTTCTGGGCCGTCCTCTCAGCCAGGACGGTTTCTCCACAGACAGTGCCAGTCCGGATATAGACACCCCCGGTGTCGTAACCCTTCACAGATCGTTCATACCATTTAACTTCGATCCGTATTCGTTCAGATCAGTTCCTGAAACTCCATTAAGTCATTTAATCAATACCAGTAGTTTAATAGATCGCTACCAGAACGAAATTAGCGAGACGCCAAATCTGCACCATTCGTTCGAAGATATTGAAGACTTCGACGACGGCAAAGACATAAATGGCAACCAACCGACCACCACCTGCCAGTGCAGGTACTGCGATCCTTCCGGTCAGATATGGGACGTGGATCGCAGCTGTTATTCACCCTTCCTCACGCCGCCCAAGACCGAAGGCGGCGCATTCCAGTTCCCCGGTTACAACAACTACACCAACCCCCTGAAGGAGACTGAAAACCATTGTCTGGTCCACAGCATGTCGTCCGTTTCGTTGGAGGAGGAACAGCACAGAACGTCGTCGGATAAGAAGGCGCCCAGGGATTTGGAAGTGTCGACGGAAATCGTGACGTCGCTGAACGGCCACCGCGATCTCGAAATTAAGTTCTTTTCGACACCGAGTGCGGATAGTGCACGCGAAAAGTGCCGTTTTTGCGGCAAAGACTGTGAATTTCAGTGTGCTGTAAATAATGTGTGTAAATTTATCTCGGAAGAATGA